The Cryptomeria japonica chromosome 9, Sugi_1.0, whole genome shotgun sequence DNA segment TTACCATGCCAATGCTTGACCAAGAAACTCGGAAATTGGTGATTGATATAACAAAAGAAGCAGCGCAAATTCAGTGGGTGGGAATAGTGCTTTCAGTTGTAGGTTTCGTGTTGGAAAGAATTGAGCAAGTTTCTTCCAACAGAGAGGAATGTATAGAGCTGCTGAGACACATGTGTAACCTTGCAAAATACATCAAGCAGTTGGATCATCATTTGCCTGAGGAGAAGCTGAAGCGGGTTATTCAATTCGTTGTGGAAGGTTCACTACTGTGCATATCGCAAATGCAATCTCATGCGCTCcacaagtaaatccaatttatgtattgtgaatttttttttttaaatttctcgtGTGATATTGGTGTTTAAAGTCTCCTATGATGGTAAATATTTGTTGGCTTTTGAGGGGTACATAGGTTTTTCGCTGCTCCTGTTGCGGCAGAAGATTTGCAGAGATTACAAAGACAACTTAGGCAAGAGTACTCGGAGCTCTCATTGGAGGCGATAATCGCCGTCTTGAATAGTATTCCAGTTGTGTTACCTCCCTCCCAAGGGAAATCGCCCCGGGCAGGTACTATATTCTCTTTTATTTGGGCTTCTGTATTTTAAGCTCAACAATCATGTTGCAACATAGTATAAATAGTGTGGGTAAATTGAAAGGCACACCTCTTGGAAGTGAAATATTATCAATTTGGGCTAAGCCTCTAAGAACTTTATTTGTTAGAGAAGTGAAGGTGGAGAGAGGGTTACCCTCTCCTCTCGACTGTTTGATAGTATTTCTCTTTCATTTCACAAATCTAGGCCCACCTCACATACCCTTGTGGTATATAGCGATACCCCTAGTTGATCTTGTGAAGCCTATAGTTAAAATTTTTGGCCATAATTTCTTGTGTTCGAATGCTTAGACCACCTTCCCCACTTGAAATCAAAAGGGTACACCATCCAAATTAAGCCATAAgattttttcttttgcatttattttttatgtgttttatatttaatcaaaaataaaataaaaatcataaaaaccaaaaagccataaaaatttaaaaaaccaaGAAAATTGAATCAAAAATCATGGAGTGGCATTACAGATTAGTAGAGAACATGAAGAATTTATCCCTCCAATTGAGAAACCATATGAGAAATTACCATTTTATCTCCAACCAACATATCAATCCATATCACACATGTCTTAAACCTTTAACCAAACTACATACCCCAACAACAAGAAAACCCCTTCTCCACAAATACATACAACCCATACCTAAACTTTAAGGATTGGTATGAAAACATGGTTATGGATGTTAAAGCATCTAGACCAAATCCCTAAGTCACACATCAAAATTATTTTCCCCAAACAACATTCTACCCAATCATCAATCCATGCATATAACTAGCAATTTAAACAACTGAGTCAATACTTGAAGGACAAAATCAAAACCTATGGTTTAATCACAGAGAAAATTCACACCTTTGGGTGAATCGATAAAATATTCCTTCAAAAAATTTGTCCCATCTAAGTTAATCACAATTCCTAAGGGTGGACCTTGTGAACCTAGAATCAAATCCTCatgatggaatgataatgaatTTTGTGAATACAATAGGAACATTAGACATAAAACTAGTAATTTATATAAGCTCAAAAAACTCATTCAAGACCTTATTGTTTAGGCTAGATTTGGAAGCTAAATTTATTGTAAAACCTAAGAGgatcaaccactaaaaccctagtcctacaatacaatccaacataaaaccaatgaagaaCCAAGTAACATGCAAAACATCAAATaaagaaagattataccattcacatgctctaAGGGCTTGTCTTCGTTATCagtctatctccattgatcttgtttaatgtAGTTGCTTTGGGATTTCATGTCTGCACAAGAGCTCAGTGATGAATAGATGGTTGTTGTGTATGCAATTCGACAGAGTTTGGGTGCTTGATCACTTTCTTCATatggaaagagagaggaagagatctCTTTTTTGAGCACCCtataaatggagggctaggattaagaggtagAAGGATAAATGGTCATCTCAGATTAGACCCTGGTCTAGGTAtaagaaaatattagagaggtggttaagggtaaattaagagatgaataacactTGTCATTAgatgaaaaagctaatgaattaattaaataaaaaggaattttttaattaatagaagaggtggggccaattaagtaaataaaatatttatttaatttggggaaatgataatttaaataaatacaaatatttatttaaatgcagaaaggctagaagaggataagtgaactaattaaacaaataaaaacttatttaattattagaaagcttaggataaaataattaattaaataaaacatttatttaattaggttaggacaattttaggtgtctacattttgcccctctttaagacaatgcatcttgtcacattgttttaaagaaaaataatacaTTGTTATTATAGGTTGCCCCTGATAAGGAAGATgacatgccccctcaagagattgggtgaaaaatttgcaaaaattcAAACATGTAATGCCTgctaaaataccctagagaaattaaccaactaACTAAGAAATAGAGATATTTTTAAAAAACAAATACTCTATCGGATCACACATGTAACTCAAATAAATATAGGCAtttaatctaaaatcctctagtcaTGCACATAAATTTTTTAGAAGCATGATCATAAGAACATAATTATGTGAGCATAAAATAAATAACATTTCTTTACATGAGGCTTTCGAGTAATTAAATACAAAATCCATCATACGCTCACTTAATTCCTCTTCTTTTCCTTGCAACAGCTCTAATTTAAGACTTTCAACTACATACACATTTTGATAATTTAATGGAGAGGTATGAGAGGTCTCTAGTGATGTCAGATGCATTCCACTGTACAAACCAAAGGATTCAGAGTAAGTGGATACTTCAAAGAAACTCAAGATTTCAGAAAATTCAGAGAAACCAGAGTTTTCCGAAATCCATGCGCTTCCAGAACCAACACATAGTTCCAAGGGTTTCATAGGAATCTAAATAATCAGACGAGTTTCCAGAAAACCATGCACTTACAAAACCAATACAGAGTTTTAGGGTTTCATAAGAATCGGAATAATCAAAGCCATTACTGGGCTGGATTCCCTTCATGTCTCCCATAAATAAGTTTAGTCTCTCCTCGTTGCTCTGATGTTAACCAACAAGCCTGTAATCAAAATCGTATGATTAATGAGGTTTCTAAGTATCAAAGCTTAGATGCTTGGGCTAGAAAAGTAGGAATAGGATCAAATAGCATCCCTATTCTGTCAAGGAAACTAAACTTCACTCCACCCAAACAAGCTTCTTCATATCAACTACAAACTCAGCATCAAGCCTTGCAAGCCCACCTTCCAGCTTCAGGATCGCTACCCTTCTTCAGGGATTAGAGGGCTTCGAGATTCAAAAATCCTTTTTCCCCCCTGGAAAATCCCTCCATTTGATCATAAGCTTGAAAAATGGAACAAGAAATCCATGGGGAGTAAGTTGTTTGTGCTACCTTCAAACTCTTTAAATCCTACAATTGCCTGCTTTAAAGAAAATGCCTTTTTTGCACAATGGTGTGGTTGTGGAGGGAATAGCAAAGAGATAATATCCTGGTGGACTTCTTCCTTTCTAGGATTGATCTTAGCCAGACCTTTACAAAATGATTTCTTCTTCCTATAATGTGTGGACTCAACACTGAAAAATGCAATCATTAATGGTAGTCCATTATTCTTTCAAGGCTTGACCTTTCATTTCCTGGACTGGAAACCAGGCTTTGATCTTGTGAACCATAGATTTGAGAAGTCTCCCGTATGGTTTTCTTTAGTGGGTCTCCCATCTGTATTCTGGTGCTCGGAGGCTCTGTTGAAGATTGGTGATCCATTAGGATCTTTAGTGGGGATTGCGAAGGATTTCTTGAATGGTCTCAAAGGGGATGTAGCCAACATATACGTTGAGATTGACCTAAAACAAGGTTTttatagtgaaatagaaattatttTAGAAGTGGGTAGATATAAATAGAAAGTGTTGAGATTGGGAAAGGAAACCCCCGGAAAATGTGTCCTCCGAAACCAAATAGTTAAAAATTATTCACTGACAATAGCTAGAGGAGTTTTGAATCCACTACAACCAACAAATGATCCAAGCATTGATGGTCTCGATCTTCAGAGGGTGGACTTCGAAATGGAAATCCTATCCGACTCACCTATATTAGATGTTTCTCTTGCAAATAAGGATGCTACTTTGCAGATGGAAAACAGAGGCTTGGCTCTTCCGCCTGTATCTCTCGTTCCTGTAGACTCCCAACACCTCCACACCCCAAGAACAAAATGACATCTAGGTGAGAAGTCAGGTAATTCGATTCAATCTCTTTCGGTTTGGGGATCTCAGTCCTTCCTGCTCCCTCCTTTTAGCTGTCCCCCTCTCATTTATCTCTGATTGTTAAGATCCAACCTCATAAGACAACTAGGAGCTTGTTTGGTCAAAAGAAAACCCCTTCTCTGAGTAGAGGTGTCTTCAACATTTTCTCCCAACATCTTGTAAAGGTCTCCAAAAGGAATAATAAACTCAGGTGAAAGCGACCAAGGGGTGTTGTAGCACTTATAGAATCTAGCAAAGGTAAACTCATGCATCTTGCCAATATCTTACAAGAAGAGGATGTTATTGCAAAAGACATCAAAGATGATATGAAGGAGGTAGATTACCCACACTTATCTGAAGGTGAGATTCCCCCTTCTTCAGAACTCTTACCAACAAAGCAATTTTTTAATCTTTCGGCATAGATCCCTTATCCACTTCTATTGTCACCCTCATTAATTCCATAAGGTCTGGATATGTCTATGGATCAAAACACCTAGAAAATCTTCCAGGAATTCATGAAACGTGATGAATATTTGGACTCAGTCCTAGATACTCCTCTAGTAGTATTATATTCTTAGATTAAGGAGGAAAGGAAACTAGGGCTGCATCAAAACCTAGAGGGTATGGAGAAATCAGACTTTGGATCTTCCTCCCCTAAGAAGGGCCACAAATCACTCATTGAAGCTAGTGCTCAAGATGGGGCTATGGAGAATCAATCAAAATTATTAGACCTTTGGAAAATAGGGAAGGGAAATCCCCTTCCTGGACAACAATGAAAATCCTATCCTAGAATGTTAGGGGACTTAATGCTCCTAAAAAACAGAGGGTGATCAAAAGAAGGATTATTTTGGTTAGTGCAAACATCATCCTCCTGCAAGAAACTAAATTGGATTGTCAGCAAGGAGTGTCATTTGGTATTGGAATTAGTTCCTTGTTCCATGCATCCCTGCAAATGACAGTGGTCTCAGAAGGGGCATCTTGGGGTCTAATGATAATCTGGAAGCCTTCTCAAGTCCAAGTCGAGGGTATTGCATCTAGCAGAATTTGGCTGCTAGCCAAAATCACTCATCTTCAATCAAACTCTTCCTTTTTTGTTATCAATACTTATGGCCCAGTGTCCCCACTCAAAAAGCGGCTTTTATGACTTTCTTTAGATGGAGTCATATCTCAATTGGCCAATAAATAACTCATCGTAGGTGGTGACTTCAATGCCATTAGTAAAGCATCAGACAAAAGGGGAGGCATAATCCGCTTAGGTGGATCTCAAAAGGATTTCAATGATTGGATTGAAAGGAATGGATTACTAGAAATAGACTCAAGGGATtccttcacatggacaaatagaagaaaaggCTTTAGCAATATTTCAGAAAAAATTGATAGATTCTTCTAGCAAGGTGACTTTAGATCCTTTCCATTTGCCTTTGACTATTTTGTCCCCCCCTTCTCGGGTTCAGACCACTTTCCCATGATGCTTTTGCTCCAAGGAATCCAAGATACCTCTAGATCTCCATTTAGATTCgagaatatgtggatgaaagatCCAAATTTTTTAGCCATGATTGAAAATTGGTGGAAGGAAGAATCATTTGAAGgatcaatttttttttgctttatttcaaagttgaaattAATAAAGCAAAAATTGCTACAATGGAATGCTcagcattttaaaaacattttttcaaCCAAAAAATCATTAGAAGAGCAATTGGCAGCTCTAAATGACAAGATTATCTTGGTGGGTATGGATCAAGAAtcctttgaacaagaaaataaCCTGCTTATAGAATATGAGGATATCCTTTCAAAAGAAGAAATCTTTAGAAGCAAaagtctagagagaattggcttagAATGGGGGACaaaaacaccaagttcttccataaTGTGATAAAGCTTCGCAAGAGAAAGAATTGGATTTCTAAATTGGAGACAAAGCAAAATCAAACCATAGAGGACCCTGAAGAGATTAATAAAAAGATCATCACTTACTATTTCAACCTCTTAAACAATGCTGAAGGCTCTCACAATGCTGAAGGCTCTCACCTGACtgaacataatttttttttggatgtgATCCCTAAGATCATATCAGATGAGAAGAATCATAAACTAAATGAGAAACTCAATCTAGAAGAAGTATCTCAAACTGTAAATCATCTTCCCTCTGGAAAGGCTCCCGGTCCGGATGGCTTCCCTATAGATTTTTTCAAGAAGTGCTGGAATATATCAGGTCGGGAACTTACAGAAGCTTTAGAATTCACAAGAAGATTAGGTAAACTACTTAGAGAAATCAATAATACGTTTATTGCCCTCATTCCAAAAAAGGAGAAAGCATCAAATCTAGGAGACTTTAGACCCATCTCTCTATGAAACATAGTTTATAAAATCCTTTCAAAAGTCTCATGGATAGCATTATATCAGAAGAACAGAATGAAAACTCTCATGGATAGCATTATATCAGAAGAACAGACTAGTTTTGTTCCTGGTCGCTCAATTCTTGATGGGGTCATTGTGGCACAAGATGCAATCCATACTCTTCAAAGCACAAATAGACCAGCTATGATAATTAAGTTAGGcatttcaaaagcttatgataatgtAGATTGGATTTTCCTTTGTAAAATTATGCAAGCCTTTGGATTTGCCAAACAATGGATCAACTGGGTCTATGAATGCATTTATacactaaaattttgaattctgATAAATGGAAAGCTAGCaggcttcttttcttcctcaaGGGGCATTCCGAAAGGAGATCCTATATCTCCATTCCTCTACATCATAATGGGGGAAGCTTTAGGGAGGGTAATTAAAACAAGATAAACTAATAACCTTCTAGAGTGAATCAAAGTAACCTCAAATTTTGTTGTCACACATCAGCAATTTGAAGATGACAATCTCCTCTTGGGTGCAACAAAAGTCAAGGAAGAAACTCAACTAAACCTGCTATTAGAATCCTTTGGAAAGGCCTCAAGAAAAATAAGTAACAAAGAACCATCCAAAGTTTTCTTTTTTTCCACTCCAAACCTTTTACAGGCTAAGATTCTAAGAATCCTCAAATGCAGAGAAGGAACTCTTCCATGTATTCATTTGGGCATTCCAATATATTGAAGACTAAGGAATAGAAAATTTTGggatcctctaaagataaagatggTGCAGAACTTAAACTTCTGGAAGGGGAAGCAACTCTCATGGGCTAGAAGGCTAGTAATGATTCAAGTAATGATTTCAGCCCTACCTATTTACTTATTATCCATCTTATCTCTAACAGCTGGTGCAAATTCCTACATaatcaacaagatgagaaatttttTTGGCAAAACACTGAGGAAAAGAATAGAATTTCCTTAATTTCTTAGGATAAAATAATCAAACCCAAGACAATGGGGGGTTTAGGCATCAAAGATCTAAAACTGCAAAGCAAATCCCTAGGGGTAAAACTATCTTGAAAGTTTATAAACAATCCCAATACAACATGGGTTAGGATGCTGGAAACTAAATATTTACTAGATCAGGATCCTCATAATCTTCTAAGAACAAACAATCATTTGAAGGGATCTAGAACTTCGAACTTCGTTATCTCTTGCAAAAAGCAAATTTTAGACTCCATCTCTTGGGATATCCATGATGGAGCTTCTAGCCTTTTCTGGGATGACTCATGTGGAGGATATCCCTCCATTGCAAATTCTCTCAACATGCCAATAATAGAGCATTGGTTTAAATAGCAATCGGGAGTCAGAGTTAGTGACTACATAGCAGTGGAAAGCACTTTGAATATTCAAAGTTGGAGGTGGAAACCTATGGTTGGATTGCCTATCCCAGGGGAAGAATTAGAACAACTCTTAGACCAGTTAAAAGAAAGAAATATCAATCTTAGAAGAGGGAAAGATACTCTAATTTGGGCCTCCTCCAAAATAGGGCAGTATAATTCTAAAGATGGCTACAGTGTCCTAGTCAATGCTTCAAACCAAGAAAAATAGGACATTCCAATTAAGTTGTTCTGGAGTAGTAAGATTTTTCCAAAAGTAGGGATTTTTGCATGGTTAgcctttcaaaaaaaaatcttaactACAGAAAAGTTTGCCAAAATGGGCTATAAAGGACCATCTAGTTACATTATGTGTAAAGCTCAGGTAGAGAGAGTGGATCATCTCCTCTTGAATTGCTCCTTTGCTTCAAAATGTTGGCGATGGCTCTATGCTAGATTGGGGTGGATCACAACTCTACCTAATGACATAATTTCTCTTTTTAAATGTTGGCCACTCCCTTTTAAGGAAAACACTTTGAGCCAAATTATGGAAGTGTCTCTATCATGCCttgtttgggaaatttggaaataAAGGAATCGTAGGCTCTTTGAAAACAAAGCTAGAAGGTTTGAATCAATCCTAAACTCAATAGAAATGGCAATTGTGGATTCAGTAAACTAGAAAATAGCTCTCTCAATGGAATCgcccaaaattttctcttcttggGATGAAAGCATAAAGAAAAATTGGAAGGGAATCAAGATTCCTCCCTCTTTTCGGCAAAAATCCAAGTCTAGAAAGAAAGCTATTTGGACCCCTCCAAAGCTCGACTGgttgaaattaaattttgatggtgcttccaaaggtaacccaggtccttcaggcaTATGATATGTGATTAGAGATCAC contains these protein-coding regions:
- the LOC131855937 gene encoding uncharacterized protein LOC131855937, translating into MGNTSSCCCSCSAPQQDYQDVINELVTVKEMRHIEELISHIDQLLKSIDQGSTNSIALEKTDLGLFITSGGTLLEKILKRSYRHICKRVTMPMLDQETRKLVIDITKEAAQIQWVGIVLSVVGFVLERIEQVSSNREECIELLRHMCNLAKYIKQLDHHLPEEKLKRVIQFVVEGSLLCISQMQSHALHKFFAAPVAAEDLQRLQRQLRQEYSELSLEAIIAVLNSIPVVLPPSQGKSPRAGTIFSFIWASVF